The following coding sequences are from one Trichoplusia ni isolate ovarian cell line Hi5 chromosome 15, tn1, whole genome shotgun sequence window:
- the LOC113501338 gene encoding U2 small nuclear ribonucleoprotein auxiliary factor 35 kDa subunit-related protein 2, whose translation MLIIRYRIKMGRHSEWRKVAKRERRRRVRTLQAKERDKLLYTENYMQEQNLLEDLLIEQINKQNEEENRKWVEAELVATTQWLKLQQYKARLQQEKLEKQAKIKLEWELEQKKRKLEEERLKAAQEELIRKQEMFMENLDMFLSGDAVDPPPELKVIHETKPDAELCPFFAKTACCRFGDECSRNHKYPGISKVLLATNFYTHFGLNSANLDEYDTDIMLEYEESETYKEFKEFFYDVLSEFEKFGKVVQFKVCYNHEKHLRGNTYIEFAELRCAVTAYRALHTRWYGGRQLSLEFCRLMSWKNAVCGSFLRNRCPKGRACNFLHVFKNPKNLFDGYDEDFEDSFNGRTPRSARSWRWSESPEREDDKRSRRSDRSDRRRSRRYDEDSHRSHRRSSPRRSSRR comes from the exons ATGCTTATTATAagatatagaataaaaatgGGAAG GCACAGCGAATGGAGAAAAGTAGCCAAAAGAGAAAGAAGAAGGCGAGTTCGTACACTTCAAGCCAAGGAAAGAG ATAAATTGCTGTACACAGAAAACTACATGCAGGAGCAAAATTTGTTAGAAGACTTACTTAtagaacaaattaataaacaaaatgaagaagaaaataGAAAGTGGGTAGAGGCTGAATTGGTTGCAACAACACAATGGCTTAAGCTTCAACAATATAAAGCTAGACTTCAACAAGAGAAACTtgaaaaacaagcaaaaataaaactg GAATGGGAATTAGAAcagaagaaaagaaaattagagGAAGAGAGGTTAAAAGCCGCTCAAGAGGAACTAATCAGGAAACAAGAGATGTTCATGGAAAACTTGGACATGTTTTTGTCTGGAGATGCTGTTGATCCTCCACCTGAGTTGAAAGTTATTCATGAAACCAAACCAGATGCTGAACTTTGTCCATTTTTTGCCAAAACAGCATGCTGTAGATTTGGTGATGAATGCTCGAGAAATCATAAATACCCAGGCATCAGCAAA gttttgttAGCTACCAACTTTTATACACATTTTGGCCTGAACAGTGCAAATCTTGATGAGTATGATACTGACATCATGCTAGAATATGAGGAAAGTGAAACATACAAAGAGTTCAAAgaatttttttatgatgttttgtcAGAATTTGAAAAATTTGGTAAAGTTGTTCAGTTTAAG GTGTGCTATAATCACGAAAAACATCTACGAGGTAACACATATATAGAGTTTGCCGAGTTAAGATGTGCTGTTACTGCCTATCGAGCCCTTCACACTCGTTGGTATGGCGGCAGACAATTATCCTTGGAGTTTTGTCGCCTTATGTCATGGAAAAATGCTGTTTGTG ggtCGTTTCTGCGAAACCGTTGTCCGAAAGGCCGGGCGTGTAACTTTCTTCACGTCTTTAAAAATCCTAAGAACTTATTTGACGGATATGATGAAGATTTTGAAGATAGCTTCAATGGAAG gacCCCCCGATCGGCTCGTTCATGGAGATGGTCGGAATCGCCAGAAAGGGAAGATGATAAAAGATCAAGACGATCGGACCGTAGTGATCGTCGTAGAAGCAGAAGATATGATGAAGATTCGCATCGAAGCCATCGTCGCTCATCGCCCCGGCGAAGCAGTCGCCGATAA